ACCCCAAATTCTAACATAGATTCACCTAAAATTACCGCTAATAAGCCCTCAAAGCATGGGCGTTAATTTAAAACTACTTTTTATTCACGCTACTCATGTCAGCGACTTTCCCCCACATCAAGCGGTATTTTCTCTTCATAAATTCAATTTCTTCTCTCGCTTGGTTGAGTTCATCGTGCAAAAGATCGATGGTTTTTTTATCTTCTTCATAGACTTCTTGCATAGAGATTAAAGCGTCTTTTAAAAACATGTTTTCATTTTTAAAGGCTGAAATCGTTTCGTCTTTAGCGCCAATGACTTTATCATGCAAGTTTAAAATCGTGTTAATGGTCTTTTCTACAAACACAGGCTCTAAAGAACGCCCGTTCATATCCATAGAAATCAAATTATTTTCTACCTTTTTGATTAAAGCGTTTGTCCCGCTGCTCGCGTCAATTAAAAGCTTGTTGTGGCTTATTTTGCTCTTGATTTTACCAAGATTCACTAATTCCAAAATCCTTTCTTTAGGAAGCCCTGAAAGGCGGCTGAACTCTTCTAATTCAAGCCATGCTAAAGCGCTCAAATCTTCTAAAACCACCGGCTCTTTAGACTCTCGCTCTTTATCCTCTACTTCTTGCTCATTTTGTTGCACCGCTTGCGCTTTATTCAAATCTAAAATATCCAAATTTTTCCTTAAAAATAGTTTTAGCTTAACGCAATTTTTTAACCGCTTTTTTCAAGCTGTCTAGCAAATAATCAATATCGTTTATGGAATGCGTGAAGTGCAAGCTCACCCTAAGCCATCCGGGTTTAGCGTTAAAATCGCTTGACTTTTGAGCGTTAAGATTCAATAAATCATGCCCATAAGGCCCTGCGCAAGAGCAACCTGCCCGGGTTTCAATAGCGTATTCATAGCTTAAGATTCTCGCTAAATCATAGGGCGAAATCCCTCCAATATTAAAAGCCACTACCCCCACACGACTCGCTGTTAAATTCCCATAAATATTAATAGCGGGCAAGTCTTTTAAGCCATGCACAAGCACTCTTAAAAGGTTGTTTTCTTTCTTGTGGATAAAATCCAAACCGCATTCATCTCTTAATTGATACGCTAGAGCGCTCCTGTAAAATTGCAACAATCCTGGCGTGCCAAATTCTTCTCTTAAAGGCAATTCATCAATAAATTCATGCCGTGTGCGATTAGCGTATTTAATCACGCCCCCTGCACTAAAACTCGGGGCGATCTGCGTGTCAATCAAATCTTTAGAAATGCCTAAAAGACCGCATCCCCCAATACCTCCTAAAAGCTTATGAGGCGCATAAAAACCGGTTTGGTATTCGCAATCTTTAGGGTTAGCATGCGCGCTAAAATTCGCTAAATCCAAAGCCAAAGTGGCCTTATATTTCTTGCACAATGATGAAACTTCTTTTAAGGGCGTAAGCAGTCCCGTTACATTAGAAGCCGCGCTCATAGAAACCAAGCTGTTAGGGGATTTTTTTAAAGTTTGCTCTAAAATTTCTAAATCCAATAAACCATGTTCATTTAAAGGGATACGCACCACTTCACACAAGCCTTCACGCCAGCTAATCTCATTAGAATGATGCTCATAAGGCCCTACAATCACACGCTTTAAAGCCATATCTTTCAAATACGGCTCTAAATTTTTCTTCGTTTTTGAAGGGATACACACCCCTAAAATTTCTTGAAATTTCTTAATCGCTGAACTCGCCCCATACCCTGCACTCAAGACGCAATGATTATCGCTCAAATTTAAAGAACGCTTTAACTTTTCTTGGCATTCTTTTAAAAGCATGCCCATTAAAATCGCATGTTTAGAAGCGATGGAATGAGCGTTTGCGTAATAAGGCAGTAAGGATTTCACGCGCTTTTCCACTAAAACGCTCGCTAAACCTGAAGCCCCCCAGTCAAAATAAGACACCCCTTTTTTTAAAATAATACTGGATTTAACTTGCTCTAAAGGATTCTCGTTAGGGTTGAGTAAGGGAGCAAAACTCCTATTTAAAAACGCTTGCACGAAATACCACCAACGCTTTTAATGTTTGTCTCCGCTTAAAATATGAAAATGCAAATGCATCACCTCTTGCCCTGCGTTTTTACCCACATTGGTTAAAAGCTTGTAACCCTTCTCTTTGATGCCTAATTTTTCCACCACTTCAAAAATAAAACTTGTCATTTGCGCCATAAGCTCTGGGGTGATGCCATTAAAATCCTGAATGCTTTGTTTGGGGATCACTAACGCATGCACTTTAGCTTTAGGGTTAATGTCATAAAAGGATAAAAAACGCTCGTTTTCTAAAATCTTAGAACAAGGGATTTCGCCTTGGATTATTTTTTCAAACACATTCATGCTTTTTTGCTCCCTTTTAAGGTTTTTCTTTTATTAAAGTTGTATTATAGCTTTTTAAAAATAAAATATAAGGATCGTTATTGCACACCTTAATAGAGCGATTAGAAAAGGTTACTAATAGCAAAGAGTTAGAAGAAGTGCGCTTGAATGCTTTGGGTAAAAAAGGGGTTTTTGCGGATAAATTCAACCAGCTCAAACATCTAAACGGCGAAGAAAAGAACGCCTTTGCTAAAGAAATCCACCATTATAAACAAGCGTTTGAAAAGGCCTTTGAATGGAAAAAAAAGGCTATTTTAGAGTTTGAATTAGAAGAACGCTTGAAAAAAGAAAAAATTGATGTGAGTTTGTTTAACGCTATTAAAACAAGCTCTTCTCACCCTTTAAATCATACTAAAAATAAAATCATTGAATTTTTTACCCCCTTAGGATACAAGCTTGAAATCGGCTCTTTGGTGGAAGATG
The Helicobacter pylori genome window above contains:
- a CDS encoding histidine triad nucleotide-binding protein, coding for MNVFEKIIQGEIPCSKILENERFLSFYDINPKAKVHALVIPKQSIQDFNGITPELMAQMTSFIFEVVEKLGIKEKGYKLLTNVGKNAGQEVMHLHFHILSGDKH
- a CDS encoding aminotransferase class V-fold PLP-dependent enzyme; this translates as MQAFLNRSFAPLLNPNENPLEQVKSSIILKKGVSYFDWGASGLASVLVEKRVKSLLPYYANAHSIASKHAILMGMLLKECQEKLKRSLNLSDNHCVLSAGYGASSAIKKFQEILGVCIPSKTKKNLEPYLKDMALKRVIVGPYEHHSNEISWREGLCEVVRIPLNEHGLLDLEILEQTLKKSPNSLVSMSAASNVTGLLTPLKEVSSLCKKYKATLALDLANFSAHANPKDCEYQTGFYAPHKLLGGIGGCGLLGISKDLIDTQIAPSFSAGGVIKYANRTRHEFIDELPLREEFGTPGLLQFYRSALAYQLRDECGLDFIHKKENNLLRVLVHGLKDLPAINIYGNLTASRVGVVAFNIGGISPYDLARILSYEYAIETRAGCSCAGPYGHDLLNLNAQKSSDFNAKPGWLRVSLHFTHSINDIDYLLDSLKKAVKKLR
- a CDS encoding DUF3972 domain-containing protein codes for the protein MDILDLNKAQAVQQNEQEVEDKERESKEPVVLEDLSALAWLELEEFSRLSGLPKERILELVNLGKIKSKISHNKLLIDASSGTNALIKKVENNLISMDMNGRSLEPVFVEKTINTILNLHDKVIGAKDETISAFKNENMFLKDALISMQEVYEEDKKTIDLLHDELNQAREEIEFMKRKYRLMWGKVADMSSVNKK